The following coding sequences are from one Lolium rigidum isolate FL_2022 chromosome 6, APGP_CSIRO_Lrig_0.1, whole genome shotgun sequence window:
- the LOC124667712 gene encoding putative 12-oxophytodienoate reductase 5, whose translation MMYKKIPPSPPLTRAQELGVAAMEPKPEAIPLLTPYKMAGSSFSLAHRVVLAPLTRQRSYGNVPQPHAAVYYGQRATAGGMLITEATGVSDTAQGYKDTPGVWTAEQVEAWRPVVDAVHAKGAVIFCQLWHVGRVSSYEFQPGGAAPVSSTETMVGPQVRHDGTVEEFSPPRRLTVEEIPAIVDDFRKAARNAVQAGFDGVEIHGGNGYLIEQFLKDSANNRDDDYGGSLENRCRFALEVVDAVTKEVGGHRVGIRFSPFMDYMDCHDSDPHALGLHLATKLNDHGILYLHMIEPRMALVDGRRVVPKRLLPYREAFKGTFIANGGYDREEGDKAIASGYADLVSFGRLFLANPDLPKRLELNAPLNKYNRMTFYISDPVVGYTDYPFLP comes from the exons ATGATGTATAAAAAGATACCTCCATCTCCTCCATTGACACGAGCTCAAGAGCTTGGAGTTGCAGCaatggagcccaagccggaggcGATCCCTCTGTTGACGCCATACAAGATGGCGGGCTCGTCCTTCTCCCTAGCGCACAGGGTGGTGCTGGCGCCGCTGACGCGGCAGCGCTCCTACGGCAACGTGCCGCAGCCGCACGCCGCGGTGTACTACGGCCAGCGCGCCACTGCCGGCGGGATGCTCATCACCGAGGCCACGGGGGTCTCCGACACGGCCCAGGGGTACAAGGACACGCCGGGGGTGTGGACCGCGGAGCAGGTGGAGGCGTGGCGGCCCGTCGTCGACGCCGTGCACGCCAAGGGCGCCGTCATCTTCTGCCAGCTCTGGCACGTCGGGCGCGTGTCGAGCTACGAGTTCCAGCCCGGCGGCGCCGCGCCGGTGTCGAGCACGGAGACTATGGTCGGGCCGCAAGTCAGGCACGACGGTACCGTTGAGGAGTTCTCGCCGCCAAGGAggctgacggtggaggagataccGGCGATCGTCGATGACTTCAGGAAGGCCGCCAGGAACGCCGTCCAGGCTG GCTTCGACGGCGTCGAGATCCACGGCGGCAACGGGTACCTCATCGAGCAGTTCCTCAAGGACAGCGCCAACAACCGCGACGACGACTACGGCGGCAGCCTCGAGAACCGGTGCCGCTTCGCTCTGGAGGTGGTGGACGCTGTCACTAAGGAGGTCGGCGGCCACCGCGTGGGCATCCGGTTCTCGCCCTTCATGGACTATATGGACTGCCACGACTCCGACCCGCATGCTCTTGGCCTCCACCTCGCCACGAAGCTCAACGACCATGGAATCCTCTACCTCCACATGATCGAGCCCCGGATGGCCCTCGTCGACGGACGGCGGGTCGTGCCGAAGCGGCTGCTTCCTTACAGGGAGGCCTTCAAGGGCACCTTCATTGCCAACGGCGGGTACGACCGAGAGGAGGGAGACAAGGCTATCGCCTCAGGGTACGCCGATCTCGTCTCCTTCGGACGGCTTTTCCTAGCGAACCCCGACTTGCCAAAAAGACTAGAGCTCAATGCGCCTCTCAACAAGTATAACCGGATGACCTTCTATATTTCTGATCCCGTCGTCGGCTACACCGATTACCCATTTCTTCCGTGA
- the LOC124659261 gene encoding uncharacterized protein LOC124659261: MAGGKTHTHKAFLLCNYALLGAASSCIFLTLSLRLLPTPCGLLLVFLHALTAVFSAAGCSGSFTAGPAPWHTAHTAGAALTAIFQGAVALLAFTRTADFLAELQSYVRDDDGAVILKMVGGLGTAIFVLEWAALALAFSLRLDDDAEDYSGDDDLRRAKNWADSYHV; encoded by the coding sequence ATGGCGGGTGGCAAGACGCACACGCACAAGGCCTTCCTGCTCTGCAACTACGCGCTGCTCGGCGCGGCGTCCAGCTGCATCTTCCTCACGCTGTCACTCCGCCTCCTACCCACGCCGTGCGGCCTGCTCCTGGTCTTCCTGCACGCCCTCACCGCCGTCTTCTCCGCCGCCGGCTGCTCCGGCTCCTTCACCGCCGGGCCAGCCCCCTGGCACACCGCCCACACCGCGGGCGCCGcgctcacggccatcttccagggcGCCGTGGCGCTGCTCGCATTCACCCGCAccgccgacttcctcgccgagCTGCAGTCCTACGtccgcgacgacgacggcgccgtCATCCTCAAGATGGTCGGCGGCCTCGGCACCGCCATCTTCGTCCTCGAGTGGGCCGCCCTCGCGCTCGCATTCTCCCTGCGGCTCGATGATGATGCCGAGGATTACAGCGGGGACGACGACCTCCGCCGCGCCAAGAACTGGGCCGACTCCTACCATGTCTGA
- the LOC124667152 gene encoding vacuolar iron transporter homolog 5-like has product MAVNDTKLADAENPVAAMKCGSADDVDLAGRANWLRAAVLGANDGLVSTASLMLGVSAVKHDVRAMVVSGFAGLLAGACSMAIGEYVSVCSQRDVELAQLERDGRRGGDEERDLPSPVQAAAASALAFSVGALLPLLAAGFIVGYRMRVAVVVAVATMALAAFGCVGAVLGRAPVARSCARVMVGGLAAMGVTFGLMRLFRASGI; this is encoded by the coding sequence ATGGCCGTGAACGACACCAAGCTGGCCGACGCGGAGAACCCGGTGGCGGCGATGAAGTGCGGCTCGGCCGACGACGTGGACTTGGCGGGGCGCGCCAACTGGCTGCGGGCGGCGGTGCTGGGCGCAAACGACGGCCTAGTTTCCACGGCGTCGCTCATGCTCGGCGTGAGCGCGGTGAAGCACGACGTGCGCGCCATGGTGGTGTCGGGGTTCGCGGGCCTGCTGGCGGGGGCGTGCAGCATGGCCATCGGGGAGTACGTCTCGGTGTGCTCCCAGCGGGACGTGGAGCTCGCGCAGCTGGAGCGCGACGGCAGGCggggcggcgacgaggagcgGGACCTGCCGAGCCCCGTCCAGGCTGCGGCGGCGTCCGCGCTGGCGTTCTCTGTCGGCGCCTTGCTGCCGCTGCTCGCGGCCGGGTTCATCGTGGGGTACAGGATGAGggtggccgtggtggtggccgtAGCGACCATGGCGCTGGCCGCGTTCGGGTGCGTCGGGGCCGTGCTGGGCCGGGCGCCAGTGGCGAGGTCATGCGCCAGGGTGATGGTGGGTGGGCTCGCCGCCATGGGCGTCACCTTCGGCCTCATGCGACTCTTCCGCGCCAGCGGCATATGA